In the genome of Equus caballus isolate H_3958 breed thoroughbred chromosome 3, TB-T2T, whole genome shotgun sequence, the window ACGAGGCATGGTTCGGTAGACtgacaataaaattataaagagtTCAAAATTGATTGAACTGTCCTTGAGACGCCTGCCTCAAAGTGGGGATTTGTAAGAAATTACATATTCACATTTCATTTGCTTCCATTAACAATGCTCACATTTAGATCTGATGGTAATAATACGCTCTCAACTGGAATGGCTCTGGAAGAAAACCCTCCCCTCCACGGTGCAGACTGCCGAGAGGAAAAACGAAAAGATGGGACCTCGCTGGGCACCTCAACCAACAGATTTTCCAATTTCAAGTTCATTTAAATTACATCTCTGGctcttccattttatttaaaatgcattccCTCATTTACTATTATCTACAAATCAAAATACCTATTGAAAAGtgggatttgttttttaaagcacatCGACTCACACATTTCAAAGTCCTTTGAAAGCACGATTTATCAAAAGCCACGTAACTACAGATTTGAGATGGAGAAAGCTCTAACTATTAATCTATATGATCTTCTCAGTGAACTGGCAGCATCTGCCTAGGAATCGGGAGAATTGTTTTATgttatgctattttaaaaagaagattccaaatgagaaaaaaaaaaattagaattccaGGCTTGTAAAGTCGATATCTGATGCCATGGCATTGAAGCCAGCTTTTAGCACAGACTCGAGACGTGTGTGTCTAACACGCaaaaaaaacctgagaaattGGAAGCTCTGCAAGGTCCCTTGCCCCTGTATGTATCATTAAGGGCCAAACTGTCTGCTTTGTAAGGATGCTGTCCTGGCTTCTCCAGGAGCTGTCCGGAAAATTAGTCTGGCAAAGCAAAGATAATCACCCCAAAACGCACATAATTTGTGTTTATTAGACACCAGAACAAATCAGGAAGAATTCCTCCGCTGTGGTAGAGACACACGGAGAGCAGAAACTGCATAAACACAGGGCCACAGGAAGCAAGGGACAGAAAAGCCACGCCCCCCCATCAGCACTACACACAGTGAACCTGTTGTTTAAAATCAACTCAAACAGAAATCACTGAACAATCCGTTTGTTtaaaaggggaggggagagtacatcttttaaaaccaagtaccactttttttttttaagcaccaAACACCACCTTCTCTTCTCTCACAGGATCACTGGTCCATCTCTGCTAGGCTGGGATATATGTGACTGAGTTACTTCCAACCGCCTCAGCCAATTCTTTCAACAACAAATCAGTAGTGAGGTTCCTAAGCACACGGGCTGCTATACAGACAGAAAACGTGATAAAATGAGCAGCACGGGAAacgtgtgtgtccgtgtgtgtgtgtctgcgagcgtgtatgtgtgcatgtgtattctGCATGCTCGTTAATATCTGCGCAGTTATATACATCCATGAGGGGCTGGTTTCTTATGCAGCTTAATGGAATCCATTTGGGGTGAAAGTAGTTATTTTGCCTAATGAAATCTCCCTCTCACAGTCCAGCTCCCAGACTGAATCTGCAGCAGGGTCACCATTGGGGGACGTCTGAGAGATCTGGGACATACGATCGAAagggccctcctcctcctccttgtccaCCTCCTCGTGCCCCGGGGCCACAGCGTTGGGGATCATATGGACGTAGGCGGCTGCGATCTCCTTGTGGAAGACGGTGTCTTGGTTGTAGGACATGAGCTCATTGCTGATGTTCACTGTCTCCACCGGGGTGCGTGAGCAGAGGTGGCTGCACCCCAGCAGCTGGGCAAACACCTTCCGGAAGTCGGCGTTGAAGGCgtagatgatggggttgagcGAGGAGTTGGCCCAACcgaaccagacaaagacatcgaAGGTGGTCTCGCTGACGCAGGGGAAGGCGGCCCTCGGGCCCTCGGGGTGTCCGCTGCAGAACGGGACCATGCAGTTAAGGATGAAGAAGGGCAGCCAGCAGCACACGAAGACCCCCATGATCACCGACAGGGTCTGGAGGACCTTGGTCTCCTTCTTGATGGATGTCCGCAGGCTGGTGTCGGGCGCACAGGCTGCGCGGCTCCGGCAACTCTGCGCGTGCTCCACCGCTCTCTCCAAGGAGGAAATCCTGCGGATCTGCGCCTGTGCGATGCGGTAGATGCGCGTGTAGGTTACGATCATGATGGCCACGGGGATGTAGAAGctgaagagagaggaggagattgCGTAAGTTCTGTTCAGGCTGGAGTCACAGTTCTCTGCCCTCACCTCTGGCTCCCCGGCTTCCTCCCAGGGCGTCCCGTTGGCCAGGTTGGATGGCGGGTCCATCCCGCCCCAGGAGCCTGCCTTGTCCCTGTGCCAGTGGAGCTGGACCGGGATGAAGGAGATGAGGATGGACAAGGTCCAGGCCAGGCCGACCATGACCAAGGCCACGCGCTGGGTCATCTTACGCTCGTAGCGGAAGGGCCTGGAGATGGCCCAGTAGCGATCCACGCTGATGACGCACAGGTTCAGGATGGAGGCGGTGGAGCACATGATGTCAAAGGCCACCCAGACGTCGCAGAAGGCCCCAAAAGGCCAGTAACCGGCCACCTCGGCGACCGCCTTCCATGGCATGACCAGCAGCGCCACGAAGAGGTCGGACACGGCCAGAGACACGATGAAGACGTTGGTCATCTTGGCGCGTAGGTGGCGGCTGCTCACGATGGCCGCGCACACCAGCACGTTGCCCAGAAGGGTCCAGACGATGAGCAGGGTCAGGAGGCCGGCGGTGACCACCTGCGCGGGCCCCAGCGGCGCCGCCCCCTCCGAGCCCCCCACGGTGCCCCCCTGCGCCCGCTGCTGCTGCCCGAACCGCGCCCGGTACGCGGTGCCGTTGCGCCCCGGTGGCAGCATGTCGGGCTCGGCAGCAGGGGTGGGCTGCGCGCTGTCCCAACTTCAGCCCTGGGCCCCCCGGGCGGCCCCATCGGGCACCCAGGGGGTGGCGCGCCGGGACCCGCGGCTAAGGGATCCCTGAGCCCCGGGGGGAGCTCACCGTGCGCTGCGCCGGAGCCCTGGAGCGCGCGGGGACCCCTCTCGCTTCCTTGAGCACCTCCGGGTCGGTGGCCGCGTTGCGCCCCTCCAGGGCCGGCGCTGGGGGCAGGAAGCGGTCGGTGGCCGCGGAGCTGTTCCCGGGAGCCGGCAGCGCGCCGGGCGGCGGCGGCTGTGTCCGGTTCGGAGCCGGAGAAGGGAAGAGCGAACCGCCACcgagggggcgggggccgggAGCCACGCTGCTGCGCCGCCTCGTCCTTCGCTGCTCCCCGGGCCCGCGCGCCCGCCCCCCGCGCCTCCGCGCTCCCCTCTCCCGCGCGCCCGCCCCACCTGCGCTTGGCGCCCTCACTCCCGCGCACCGCCCGCCGGAGTCAGGGAGGGAACCGGCGGGGCGAGAGGCGCTCCAGGGCCCGACCCTCTCCCCGTGAGGGCAGAACGCGCCCCGGGAAGACGACGAGgtgcctggcccagcc includes:
- the DRD5 gene encoding D(1B) dopamine receptor — its product is MLPPGRNGTAYRARFGQQQRAQGGTVGGSEGAAPLGPAQVVTAGLLTLLIVWTLLGNVLVCAAIVSSRHLRAKMTNVFIVSLAVSDLFVALLVMPWKAVAEVAGYWPFGAFCDVWVAFDIMCSTASILNLCVISVDRYWAISRPFRYERKMTQRVALVMVGLAWTLSILISFIPVQLHWHRDKAGSWGGMDPPSNLANGTPWEEAGEPEVRAENCDSSLNRTYAISSSLFSFYIPVAIMIVTYTRIYRIAQAQIRRISSLERAVEHAQSCRSRAACAPDTSLRTSIKKETKVLQTLSVIMGVFVCCWLPFFILNCMVPFCSGHPEGPRAAFPCVSETTFDVFVWFGWANSSLNPIIYAFNADFRKVFAQLLGCSHLCSRTPVETVNISNELMSYNQDTVFHKEIAAAYVHMIPNAVAPGHEEVDKEEEEGPFDRMSQISQTSPNGDPAADSVWELDCEREISLGKITTFTPNGFH